One part of the Malus sylvestris chromosome 2, drMalSylv7.2, whole genome shotgun sequence genome encodes these proteins:
- the LOC126602862 gene encoding glycine-rich cell wall structural protein 2-like — MASTRVIGAALLVLLLVELSFAARSPKAIRGTGGGGGGGGGAGGGSSTSGSGFGHGLGHGYGSGSRYGTEGGGGGGEGGGGGGGYGEKGGYGSGYGSGSGSGYGSGGGKGRGGGGGGGYGSGYGSGSGYGSGGGKGGGGGGGEGGGGGGGGGHGGGSGSGYGSGYGSGYGKGGGGDSP; from the exons ATGGCCAGCACTAGGGTCATTGGTGCTGCGCTCTTGGTTTTGCTCCTTGTGGAGCTCTCCTTTGCTGCTAGATCACCAAAGGCCATTAGGGGTACcggtggtggcggtggcggcGGCGGAGGTGCTGGAGGGGGCAGTTCAACTTCTGGGTCGGGGTTTGGGCATGGTTTGGGACATGGGTATGGGAGTGGTTCAAGGTATGGTACTGAAGGCGGAGGCGGTGGAGGTGAAGGAGGGGGCGGTGGCGGTGGATATGGTGAAAAGGGTGGTTATGGGTCTGGATATGGGTCCGGTAGTGGCTCTGGTTATGGGTCTGGTGGTGGCAAAGGaagaggtggaggtggaggtggag GTTATGGATCCGGTTATGGAAGTGGAAGTGGCTACGGTAGCGGAGGTGGTAAAGGTGGCGGTGGTGGCGGTGGCGAAGgaggtggcggtggtggtggaggcGGCCATGGTGGTGGTAGTGGCTCTGGTTACGGGTCAGGTTATGGGTCCGGATATGGTAAAGGAGGTGGGGGTGATTCACCATGA